One window from the genome of Paraneptunicella aestuarii encodes:
- a CDS encoding endonuclease: MKRTVSAALIALCCSQTAMAQVSNGDFENWSGSTPTGWTTIDSGISVAQSTTYSYTGSSSAKITVNTGTQASTDFRQTINVTSGQTYDFSVRIYHTEGNVQARLYVGNYLNYSNNSLTNQWQELTYSYTASTTGTLEVGLRFYDQTGFDGSEVVYVDSFLPTDTSGGGSGGGGGGGGSCANTAATFSLTTDNYGSETSWDVKDSSNTTLYSGNGYASNTSYNEEFCLADGDYTFTIYDSYGDGICCSFGNGAYSITSGGQTLVSGSSFTSSETKAFTIGAGSGGGGGGGSGDLTGYYQNASGLTGYALKTALHNIIKTHTSQGYSALWTFYSANEIDRYYENDGTILDIYSENPTGGDPYSYIKSTDQCGTYSGEGNCYNREHSFPRSWFGGAIEPMNSDVHHIFASDGYVNGRRSSFPYGEVGSASYTSNNGSKLGTGSGIGYTGTVFEPIDEFKGDLARAYFYMATRYEDRIAGWETNSTSSNDVLNGTNTQVFEAWTLAMLKLWHTQDPVSQKEIDRNNAAQTFQGNRNPFVDHPEFVTEIWGN; this comes from the coding sequence ATGAAAAGAACAGTCTCGGCAGCATTAATTGCATTATGCTGTAGTCAAACTGCCATGGCACAAGTGTCGAACGGTGATTTCGAAAATTGGTCAGGCAGCACCCCTACCGGCTGGACAACTATTGACTCTGGTATCAGCGTTGCCCAATCTACCACTTACTCATACACAGGCAGTTCATCAGCCAAAATTACAGTAAACACGGGAACTCAGGCTTCAACCGATTTCCGTCAAACTATCAACGTAACTTCTGGTCAAACCTACGATTTCAGTGTTCGCATTTATCACACTGAAGGTAATGTTCAGGCTCGCCTATATGTTGGTAACTACCTGAATTATTCCAATAATTCACTCACGAATCAGTGGCAAGAGCTAACTTATTCATACACGGCAAGTACAACTGGTACTCTTGAAGTGGGTTTGCGTTTTTATGATCAAACTGGCTTCGATGGCTCTGAAGTGGTTTATGTAGATAGCTTCTTACCTACTGATACTTCTGGTGGCGGCTCAGGTGGTGGCGGTGGTGGCGGTGGCAGCTGTGCCAATACCGCTGCAACATTCAGCCTGACCACAGACAACTACGGCAGCGAAACCAGCTGGGACGTAAAAGACAGCAGCAACACCACGCTATATTCTGGCAATGGTTATGCTAGCAATACCAGCTACAACGAAGAATTTTGTTTAGCTGATGGTGACTACACATTCACTATTTACGATAGTTACGGCGACGGCATTTGCTGCAGCTTCGGTAATGGTGCTTACAGCATCACCAGCGGTGGTCAAACACTGGTTTCTGGCAGCAGCTTCACCAGCTCTGAAACCAAAGCATTTACTATCGGCGCTGGTAGCGGCGGTGGCGGCGGCGGTGGTTCCGGCGACCTTACCGGTTATTACCAAAACGCCTCCGGTTTAACTGGCTATGCTTTGAAAACCGCACTACACAACATCATCAAGACTCATACGTCCCAAGGGTATAGCGCTCTGTGGACTTTCTATAGCGCGAATGAGATCGACCGTTACTATGAAAATGATGGCACTATTTTGGACATCTATTCAGAAAACCCAACTGGCGGCGACCCATACAGCTACATTAAGAGCACTGATCAATGCGGCACATACAGCGGTGAAGGCAACTGTTACAACCGTGAGCACTCTTTCCCTCGTAGCTGGTTTGGTGGTGCTATTGAACCAATGAACTCAGATGTTCATCACATCTTTGCTTCTGACGGTTATGTAAACGGCAGACGTAGCAGCTTCCCATACGGTGAAGTCGGCTCTGCTTCTTACACATCAAACAACGGTTCTAAACTGGGTACAGGTTCAGGTATTGGCTACACAGGTACTGTTTTTGAGCCAATTGATGAATTCAAAGGTGACCTGGCTCGCGCCTACTTCTACATGGCAACGCGCTATGAAGACCGTATCGCAGGTTGGGAAACGAACAGCACCTCTTCAAATGACGTACTCAACGGCACAAATACGCAAGTGTTTGAAGCTTGGACGTTAGCAATGTTGAAACTGTGGCATACACAAGATCCGGTTAGTCAAAAAGAGATTGACCGCAACAATGCTGCACAAACCTTCCAAGGTAACCGTAATCCATTCGTTGACCATCCTGAATTCGTTACTGAAATCTGGGGCAACTAA
- a CDS encoding M16 family metallopeptidase, translated as MRLKILKPCLLVFTLLLSQAGSAVTVDDVHTFTLKNDMKFLVMEDDSIPNATLYIFWKVGSRNEAPGTTGIAHFFEHMMFNGAKKYGPKMFDKVMEAHGGSNNAYTSENVTAYMEWFPADGLDKMFELEADRIASLSLDPNIVESERGVVTSERLTGLENSNYRTIWEEVKSAAFRAHPYSWPIIGHASDIENWTMQDLKEFHRIYYAPNNAVAIVVGNVKADNVKQLAKKHFESIPKQEEPKSVHTVEPEQKGERRVYVHKPSVTSPNIMMGYHIPANQHKDFYPLVLLSDILTEGNSSRLVSKLVHENELAMDVGTDVPDSIDPNLFYLYAIASQGVSAAELETAVLKEIARVAKHGVTEEELQRAKNQREVAFYRDIATISDRANLLGNYEIYHGSYRKMFSAPNDFAKVTAADIQRVAATYLTKKNRTVGVLDSREDSDEFDL; from the coding sequence ATGCGACTCAAAATACTCAAACCCTGCTTGTTGGTTTTTACTCTTCTTCTATCTCAAGCAGGTTCGGCAGTGACTGTCGACGATGTTCATACGTTTACTCTTAAAAACGACATGAAGTTTTTGGTGATGGAAGACGATTCCATTCCCAATGCAACCTTGTATATTTTCTGGAAAGTGGGCTCTCGTAATGAAGCCCCAGGCACCACGGGAATAGCCCATTTTTTTGAGCACATGATGTTTAATGGAGCGAAAAAGTACGGGCCGAAAATGTTCGATAAGGTGATGGAAGCGCATGGCGGTTCCAACAATGCCTACACCTCGGAGAACGTTACCGCCTATATGGAATGGTTCCCGGCTGATGGTTTGGACAAGATGTTTGAACTGGAAGCAGACCGTATTGCCAGCTTGTCTCTGGATCCCAATATTGTAGAGAGTGAACGCGGAGTGGTGACATCTGAGCGTTTAACCGGATTGGAAAATTCCAATTATCGAACTATTTGGGAAGAGGTGAAGAGTGCCGCTTTTCGAGCTCACCCTTATAGTTGGCCTATTATTGGTCACGCGTCGGACATTGAAAACTGGACGATGCAAGACCTGAAAGAATTCCATCGAATCTATTATGCGCCGAATAATGCGGTTGCCATCGTTGTTGGTAACGTCAAGGCTGATAATGTAAAGCAATTGGCGAAGAAGCATTTTGAGTCTATTCCCAAACAGGAAGAACCCAAGTCTGTTCACACTGTTGAACCTGAACAGAAAGGGGAGCGCAGAGTCTATGTGCATAAGCCATCGGTGACATCCCCTAACATTATGATGGGCTATCATATTCCGGCGAACCAGCATAAAGACTTTTATCCCTTGGTACTGCTTTCTGACATTCTGACCGAAGGCAACAGTTCTCGCTTAGTGTCTAAATTGGTGCACGAAAATGAGTTGGCAATGGATGTTGGCACTGATGTTCCTGATAGTATCGACCCTAATCTTTTTTATCTTTATGCCATTGCCAGTCAAGGGGTATCTGCCGCTGAGCTGGAAACCGCTGTTCTCAAGGAAATTGCCCGTGTTGCAAAACACGGAGTAACAGAAGAAGAGTTGCAGCGTGCGAAAAACCAGCGTGAAGTCGCTTTTTATCGCGACATTGCCACTATCAGTGATCGCGCGAATTTGTTGGGGAACTATGAGATCTATCATGGTAGTTATCGCAAGATGTTCTCTGCTCCAAATGATTTTGCCAAAGTGACAGCTGCCGACATTCAACGAGTAGCGGCTACTTATCTCACCAAGAAAAACCGTACCGTAGGTGTGTTGGATTCCAGGGAGGATAGTGATGAATTTGATCTCTAA
- a CDS encoding tetratricopeptide repeat protein has translation MTALRLFLFFVLGAGLLGCQSTQTTQVPSEQNIPQFLDLSFPEYTKVTIESPEQIFALNDDAKRFVARRLLGEKDPAERIDKLLKAIFDHSDINLYYLNNANTIAADTFDNKVANCLSMSIMTYALAKEADLNVDFQEVQIPEYWTRRDGYSFLNGHINVRLTPKVGKDQYYFSATGKIVDFYPLARKQHFPQNDAKVNRIIAMFYNNKGADALIQKDFTQAYAYFRSAILSDLSFQSSWTNLGTLYRMTEHYDWAEKTFLHAIKLDENDLTVWENLALLHKRLNRFDKADKIMARIEEKRKANPYYHYILGEEMLDKEEWEQAITHYKRAIRIDNSKHMFYFGLAKSYYGLGDKERSLYYMKKAARNADYIDERERYQGKMDLLASL, from the coding sequence ATGACAGCACTACGTTTATTCCTGTTTTTCGTGCTTGGCGCGGGACTATTGGGTTGCCAATCAACTCAGACAACTCAAGTACCAAGCGAGCAGAACATTCCTCAATTTCTGGATCTCTCATTTCCAGAGTACACCAAGGTTACTATCGAATCCCCCGAACAAATTTTTGCATTGAATGATGACGCAAAGCGCTTTGTCGCTCGCCGACTTCTCGGTGAAAAAGATCCTGCGGAGCGAATAGACAAGCTGCTAAAAGCCATTTTCGATCATTCGGATATCAATCTCTATTACCTGAACAATGCCAATACCATCGCAGCCGACACCTTTGATAATAAGGTTGCCAACTGTCTTTCCATGTCGATTATGACCTATGCCCTGGCAAAAGAAGCTGACTTAAATGTCGACTTTCAGGAGGTTCAAATTCCTGAATACTGGACACGTCGAGATGGCTACAGCTTTTTAAACGGTCATATCAACGTACGACTTACCCCCAAGGTCGGTAAGGATCAATATTATTTCAGTGCAACAGGCAAAATCGTTGATTTCTACCCTTTGGCGCGCAAGCAACACTTCCCTCAAAACGATGCCAAAGTGAATCGAATCATCGCCATGTTTTACAACAACAAAGGCGCTGACGCCCTGATACAAAAAGATTTCACTCAAGCCTATGCCTATTTTCGCAGTGCCATATTAAGCGACCTAAGTTTCCAGTCATCCTGGACAAACCTGGGTACGCTATATCGCATGACCGAACATTATGATTGGGCAGAAAAGACCTTTCTTCACGCCATTAAATTAGACGAAAATGATTTAACAGTATGGGAAAATCTGGCTTTGCTGCATAAGCGCCTAAACCGTTTCGATAAAGCAGACAAGATCATGGCGCGCATCGAAGAAAAACGAAAAGCGAACCCTTATTACCACTACATTTTGGGTGAAGAAATGCTGGACAAAGAAGAGTGGGAGCAAGCCATTACTCACTACAAACGCGCGATTCGCATTGATAATAGCAAGCACATGTTTTACTTCGGGTTAGCCAAAAGCTATTACGGCCTTGGTGACAAGGAACGCAGCCTTTACTACATGAAAAAAGCCGCTCGTAACGCTGACTACATAGATGAACGTGAGCGTTACCAAGGAAAAATGGATCTGTTAGCCAGCCTCTAG
- a CDS encoding M16 family metallopeptidase, which translates to MNLISKYRVISLLLIGFSFVARAETTSFSLPDYQQLTLDNGLTVYLMEQHEVPTIDVNIVVNAGAVEDGKLAGLAQATAQGLMFGTEKLEKQALEQFLEFRGAEVGADASLEYSALSASFLARDSKDVLPVLADLLQRPVFNEEEFSKHQKRHIDELMQRKESPQSVATDYFHQMIYADSPYSNIVNGTQDSVKQLTIQSLWQFYHSFYRPENTAVIMVGAFDSKDMLQQIKSLFGHWKGKALESEKLQKVSLNRPAKLTQSRVLLVNKSDSRQSTFYIGGHGIEYSNKEYIPLFVVNTILGGRFTSWLNDELRVNAGLTYGARSSFNVHKVAGSFHISTFTDTKTTEEAIDLALKTYARLWEKGIDAETLSSAKAYVKGQFPPKFETSEQLASLLQGMFIYGYDKDFINQFQEKVDSLTLKKTKELINTYFPQDNLQFMVIGKGDEIRDVLKKYGKVTEVDINQVGFEVAF; encoded by the coding sequence ATGAATTTGATCTCTAAATATCGCGTTATTTCTTTGCTCTTGATTGGCTTTAGCTTTGTTGCCAGAGCTGAAACGACAAGTTTTAGTTTGCCTGATTATCAACAGTTGACTCTGGATAATGGTTTAACGGTTTATTTAATGGAACAACATGAAGTACCTACCATTGATGTGAATATTGTTGTCAATGCCGGTGCTGTTGAAGATGGAAAGCTGGCAGGTTTGGCTCAGGCGACAGCGCAAGGATTAATGTTTGGTACAGAAAAGCTCGAAAAACAAGCGCTGGAACAATTTCTTGAATTTCGCGGTGCAGAAGTTGGTGCCGATGCCAGCTTGGAATATAGCGCATTAAGTGCTTCTTTTCTGGCTCGAGACAGTAAAGATGTGCTGCCCGTGCTTGCTGATTTGCTTCAACGTCCGGTATTTAACGAAGAAGAATTCTCCAAGCACCAGAAACGTCATATTGATGAATTAATGCAACGTAAGGAAAGTCCCCAAAGTGTTGCAACCGATTACTTTCATCAAATGATTTACGCCGATTCGCCGTACAGTAATATCGTTAACGGTACTCAAGATTCCGTTAAACAACTCACGATCCAATCCTTGTGGCAGTTTTATCATTCATTCTATCGACCAGAAAATACCGCAGTTATTATGGTGGGAGCCTTCGATAGTAAAGATATGTTGCAGCAAATTAAATCCTTGTTTGGTCACTGGAAAGGCAAAGCACTTGAGTCTGAAAAATTACAAAAAGTGTCACTGAATCGCCCAGCAAAGTTAACTCAAAGCCGTGTGTTGTTAGTGAATAAATCCGATTCTCGCCAAAGCACCTTTTATATTGGTGGACATGGAATTGAATACAGCAACAAAGAATACATTCCTTTGTTTGTGGTTAATACCATATTGGGCGGCCGTTTTACTTCCTGGTTAAATGACGAATTGCGCGTTAACGCAGGGTTAACCTATGGTGCTCGTAGTAGTTTTAACGTTCATAAGGTGGCGGGTAGTTTCCACATATCAACCTTTACCGATACTAAAACGACAGAAGAAGCGATTGATTTGGCACTAAAAACCTATGCTCGTTTGTGGGAAAAAGGCATTGATGCCGAGACGCTAAGTTCAGCTAAAGCCTACGTAAAAGGCCAGTTTCCACCGAAATTTGAAACCAGTGAGCAACTCGCCAGTTTATTACAAGGCATGTTTATTTATGGCTACGACAAAGACTTCATTAACCAGTTTCAGGAAAAGGTGGATAGCCTCACCCTGAAAAAGACCAAAGAGCTTATCAACACCTACTTTCCTCAGGATAACCTGCAATTTATGGTGATTGGTAAAGGTGATGAAATCCGTGATGTGCTGAAAAAGTATGGCAAAGTCACCGAAGTGGATATTAATCAGGTGGGGTTTGAGGTTGCTTTTTAA
- a CDS encoding ammonium transporter has product MEQTYHLQYALDTFYFLMCGALVMWMAAGFAMLEAGLVRAKNTTEILTKNVALYAISCTMYLICGYMIMYDKTLFLSGIADVDVAGTLAEFAGREDGFEGGAIYSGASDFFFQVVFVATAMSIVSGAVAERMKLWTFLAFAVVMTGFIYPMEGSWTWNGSAVFGMYTLGDLGFSDFAGSGIVHMAGAAAALSGVLLLGARKGKYTSDGRVNAIPGSNLPLATLGTFILWMGWFGFNGGSVLKLGDISNANSVAMVFLNTNAAAAGGAIAALLLAKVLFKKADLTMALNGALAGLVAITAEPSTPTALQATIIGAVGGLLVVFSIIGLDKLKIDDPVGAISVHGTVGFFGLMVVPFTNTEVTFSGQLIGAATIFIWVFGTSFVTWLVLKAVMGLRVTEEEEYKGLDIVDCGLEAYPDFSVRQ; this is encoded by the coding sequence ATGGAACAGACTTATCACTTACAGTATGCACTAGACACCTTCTACTTCCTGATGTGTGGTGCATTGGTTATGTGGATGGCGGCAGGTTTCGCCATGTTGGAAGCCGGCTTGGTTCGCGCCAAAAACACCACTGAAATTCTGACCAAAAACGTCGCTCTTTATGCTATTTCCTGCACCATGTATTTGATCTGTGGTTACATGATCATGTACGACAAAACCCTGTTCCTATCAGGCATTGCAGATGTTGATGTAGCAGGTACATTAGCTGAATTCGCTGGTCGTGAAGACGGTTTTGAAGGCGGTGCGATTTACTCTGGCGCTTCAGACTTCTTCTTCCAGGTGGTATTCGTTGCAACAGCAATGTCTATCGTATCGGGTGCGGTTGCAGAACGTATGAAGCTTTGGACTTTCCTTGCATTCGCCGTTGTGATGACGGGTTTCATCTACCCAATGGAAGGTAGCTGGACCTGGAATGGCTCTGCGGTATTCGGTATGTACACACTTGGCGACCTAGGTTTCTCTGACTTCGCCGGTTCAGGTATCGTACACATGGCAGGCGCTGCTGCAGCTTTATCCGGCGTGCTTCTACTAGGCGCTCGTAAAGGTAAATACACCTCTGACGGTCGTGTAAACGCAATCCCGGGCTCTAACCTGCCATTAGCCACGTTGGGCACATTCATCCTGTGGATGGGCTGGTTCGGCTTCAACGGTGGCTCTGTATTGAAACTGGGCGATATTTCCAATGCCAACTCAGTAGCCATGGTTTTCCTTAACACTAATGCCGCCGCCGCAGGTGGTGCAATTGCAGCGCTATTGCTTGCCAAAGTCCTGTTTAAGAAAGCTGACCTGACAATGGCTCTAAACGGCGCATTAGCTGGCCTGGTTGCCATTACTGCAGAACCTTCTACTCCAACTGCATTACAAGCAACCATTATTGGTGCTGTAGGTGGTTTGTTGGTGGTGTTCTCAATCATTGGCCTGGATAAACTGAAAATCGACGATCCGGTTGGTGCAATCTCAGTACACGGTACAGTTGGCTTCTTCGGTTTAATGGTAGTGCCTTTCACTAACACCGAAGTGACTTTCTCTGGTCAGTTAATCGGCGCAGCCACTATCTTCATCTGGGTATTCGGCACTAGCTTCGTCACCTGGTTGGTACTGAAAGCAGTCATGGGTCTACGCGTAACTGAAGAAGAAGAATATAAAGGTTTGGATATCGTAGATTGTGGTTTGGAAGCATACCCAGACTTCAGTGTACGTCAGTAA
- a CDS encoding Dyp-type peroxidase, producing the protein MPQAQKGICAEPNLHALYLMFNVHEDHDEEVRRILAQILNIFDHYDDEHYEAMVSGVIAIGSNYWMELYPGFLPAELAPFPDMHCEDRHAPVVPCDLFIQMRADRADICHAMGTAVYDALKPHVELVEQIKGFRFLDGRDLTGFVDGTENPKGMHKLDVAIIGDEDPEFAGGSYIHIQRYRHNLSKWNQLDVPHQEEIFGRTKTDDIEFASEMKKPFAHTKRTNLKDANGNSIEILRQSMPYGDMKEQGLFFVSCAKSPQPFTKMLESMIFGDAHGNYDKLMDYTTAETGAAFFAPSVDFLKFQGMS; encoded by the coding sequence ATGCCGCAAGCACAAAAAGGCATATGTGCCGAACCGAATCTGCACGCACTCTACCTGATGTTTAATGTTCATGAAGATCATGACGAAGAAGTTCGCCGTATTTTGGCGCAAATTCTCAATATTTTTGATCACTATGACGACGAACATTACGAGGCAATGGTGTCGGGTGTGATTGCTATCGGCAGTAACTACTGGATGGAATTGTACCCCGGCTTCTTACCCGCAGAGTTAGCCCCCTTTCCAGACATGCATTGTGAAGATCGACACGCCCCGGTAGTACCTTGCGACCTGTTCATTCAAATGCGCGCTGATCGCGCAGACATATGCCATGCAATGGGAACCGCCGTATACGACGCATTAAAGCCCCATGTAGAATTAGTCGAACAAATTAAAGGCTTCCGCTTTTTGGATGGGCGTGACCTGACCGGTTTTGTCGACGGCACAGAAAACCCCAAAGGCATGCACAAGCTCGACGTTGCTATTATCGGTGATGAAGATCCTGAATTTGCCGGTGGCAGTTATATCCACATCCAACGCTATCGCCATAATTTGAGCAAATGGAACCAATTGGATGTACCGCATCAAGAAGAAATCTTTGGTCGCACTAAAACCGACGACATTGAATTTGCCAGCGAGATGAAAAAGCCCTTTGCTCACACCAAACGCACTAATCTGAAAGATGCCAATGGCAATAGCATTGAAATTCTACGCCAAAGCATGCCGTATGGTGATATGAAAGAGCAGGGATTATTCTTTGTCTCTTGCGCAAAAAGCCCACAACCTTTTACCAAAATGCTGGAAAGCATGATCTTCGGTGATGCCCACGGCAACTACGACAAGCTCATGGACTACACTACCGCAGAAACGGGCGCGGCTTTCTTCGCTCCGTCAGTAGATTTTCTTAAATTTCAGGGAATGTCTTAG
- the ggt gene encoding gamma-glutamyltransferase, with amino-acid sequence MLRIISSLMVALFCMSSAQAYDRVTGKHFASRSEVIAQHGMAATSQPLATQVALDILKQGGNAIDAAIAANAMLGLVEPTGNGIGGDLFAMVWDAKGKKLHGLNASGRSPKSLEMSHFKSLGLESIPSYGPLPVSVPGAVDGWFELHKKFGKLPMSEVLAPAIRYARDGFPVSELIAYYMDRSVERLSKYPGFRETYMPNGRTPRKGEIFKNPGLASTYEKIASGGRDAFYKGDIARIIASYMKEQGGFLSYEDLASHTSDWVDPVSTNYRGYDVWELPPNGQGIAALQILNVMELYDVESMGFGSDEYIHTFVEAKKLAFEDRAKYYSDMAFNQTPVDWLISKKYAQQRKQLIDANKAAKRYDAGPYEGDTIYMTTADKDGNMVSLIQSNYRGMGSGMTPHGLGFIMQNRGELFALQEDHFNAYAPGKRPFHTIIPAFITKNGKPWVSFGVMGGGAQPQMHAQIVMNLIDFGMNLQEAGDAPRILHSGSSQPTGEIMEDGGYVSLENGFSAGTRRELIEKGHVLREVSGWFGGYQAIMRDPKTGVYFGASESRKDGHAAGY; translated from the coding sequence ATGTTAAGAATTATCAGCAGCCTCATGGTTGCGCTTTTTTGTATGAGTTCGGCACAAGCTTATGACCGTGTGACCGGGAAACATTTCGCTAGTCGTTCAGAGGTCATCGCTCAACATGGCATGGCAGCCACCAGCCAACCACTGGCAACACAAGTTGCTCTGGATATTCTGAAACAAGGCGGTAACGCCATTGATGCAGCAATTGCAGCCAACGCAATGTTAGGTTTAGTGGAACCGACAGGCAATGGTATTGGCGGAGACCTGTTTGCGATGGTCTGGGATGCCAAAGGCAAAAAACTACATGGCCTGAATGCTTCCGGCCGCTCTCCCAAATCTTTGGAAATGAGCCACTTTAAATCCCTTGGATTAGAAAGCATTCCCTCTTATGGCCCTCTACCCGTGTCAGTTCCTGGTGCTGTCGACGGCTGGTTTGAACTACACAAAAAGTTCGGCAAGTTACCTATGTCTGAAGTGCTAGCACCAGCCATTCGTTATGCCAGAGACGGTTTCCCGGTTAGCGAGCTCATTGCGTATTATATGGATCGTTCAGTCGAACGATTGAGTAAGTATCCGGGATTCAGAGAAACCTACATGCCCAATGGCAGAACACCCCGTAAAGGCGAAATCTTTAAAAACCCCGGTTTGGCATCAACTTATGAAAAAATTGCCAGTGGTGGACGCGATGCCTTTTATAAAGGAGACATCGCTCGAATTATTGCTTCCTATATGAAAGAACAAGGAGGCTTTTTGTCTTATGAAGACCTTGCCAGCCACACCTCTGACTGGGTAGATCCGGTTTCCACCAATTATCGCGGTTATGATGTGTGGGAATTACCGCCAAACGGGCAAGGTATTGCTGCACTGCAAATTCTCAATGTTATGGAGCTTTATGATGTCGAAAGCATGGGCTTTGGCAGCGATGAATACATCCACACCTTCGTTGAAGCCAAGAAATTAGCCTTCGAAGACCGTGCCAAATACTATTCAGACATGGCCTTTAACCAAACCCCGGTTGATTGGCTGATCTCGAAAAAATATGCTCAACAACGTAAACAACTGATCGACGCCAACAAAGCAGCCAAACGTTACGACGCAGGCCCATACGAAGGTGACACCATCTACATGACCACTGCCGACAAAGACGGCAACATGGTGTCATTGATTCAAAGTAATTATCGCGGTATGGGCTCGGGCATGACACCACACGGGTTAGGCTTCATCATGCAAAACCGTGGCGAACTCTTCGCTTTGCAGGAAGACCACTTCAACGCTTATGCTCCCGGCAAACGTCCATTTCACACCATCATCCCGGCTTTTATCACTAAAAATGGTAAACCTTGGGTGAGTTTTGGCGTAATGGGCGGCGGCGCTCAACCACAGATGCACGCTCAAATCGTGATGAACCTGATCGATTTCGGTATGAACCTGCAAGAAGCTGGCGATGCGCCTCGCATTTTACATAGCGGCTCAAGCCAGCCAACAGGCGAAATCATGGAAGATGGCGGTTACGTAAGCCTGGAAAATGGATTCAGTGCAGGTACGCGCCGGGAACTAATAGAAAAAGGCCATGTGTTAAGAGAAGTTTCAGGCTGGTTTGGCGGCTACCAAGCCATCATGCGAGACCCCAAAACCGGTGTCTATTTCGGTGCCTCGGAAAGCCGTAAAGACGGGCACGCCGCAGGTTATTAA
- a CDS encoding carbon-nitrogen hydrolase — translation MSNSSNLLKVGLVQQAVADNNKQANWRRTAEEVKKLADEGCKLVLLQELHSTLYFCQEENTEYFDLAETIPGAATDFFGQLAADLDIVLVTSLFEKRSAGLYHNTAVVFDGKEGMVGQYRKMHIPDDPGFYEKFYFTPGDQGFEPIQTRVGKLGVLVCWDQWYPEAARLMAMAGAEILLYPTAIGWDKTDTPEEQARQHDAWFTVQRGHAVANSVPVIVANRTGFEASPIDGYPGIQFWGQSFISGPQGEVLAKAPSDEECNLVVELDMQRCESVRRIWPYFRDRRIDAYSDITRRWRD, via the coding sequence ATGAGTAATTCAAGCAACCTGCTCAAAGTAGGCTTGGTGCAACAAGCTGTTGCTGATAACAACAAACAGGCCAACTGGCGACGTACGGCTGAAGAAGTTAAAAAATTGGCGGATGAAGGCTGCAAACTGGTGTTGCTGCAAGAATTACATAGCACCTTGTATTTTTGTCAGGAAGAGAATACCGAGTATTTCGATTTGGCAGAAACCATTCCCGGCGCGGCAACTGATTTCTTTGGTCAGTTAGCGGCTGATTTGGATATCGTGTTGGTGACTTCCTTATTTGAAAAGCGCAGTGCAGGCTTATATCACAACACCGCAGTGGTGTTTGACGGTAAAGAAGGGATGGTTGGACAGTATCGCAAAATGCACATTCCTGATGATCCGGGCTTTTATGAAAAGTTCTATTTCACTCCGGGCGATCAGGGTTTTGAGCCTATTCAAACCCGTGTCGGCAAGTTAGGTGTATTAGTGTGTTGGGATCAATGGTATCCCGAAGCGGCTCGTTTGATGGCAATGGCGGGCGCTGAGATCCTGCTGTATCCAACCGCTATTGGTTGGGATAAGACAGACACGCCAGAAGAGCAAGCACGTCAGCATGACGCCTGGTTTACTGTTCAACGTGGTCATGCCGTGGCGAATTCTGTACCTGTGATCGTTGCTAATAGAACCGGCTTTGAAGCTTCACCCATTGACGGCTATCCTGGAATTCAATTTTGGGGACAAAGTTTTATTAGTGGCCCTCAAGGTGAAGTATTGGCTAAAGCGCCTTCTGACGAGGAATGCAACCTTGTTGTTGAACTCGATATGCAACGATGTGAATCGGTCAGACGCATTTGGCCATACTTTAGAGATAGACGCATTGATGCATACTCTGATATAACCAGACGCTGGCGCGATTAA
- the glnK gene encoding P-II family nitrogen regulator, with translation MKLVSAIIKPFKLDDVREAISEIGIDGLTVTEVKGFGRQKGHTELYRGAEYQVDFLPKIKLEIAIQDDHVDRLVEAIVDAAKTGKIGDGKVFVYDLEHAVRIRTGETDGDAI, from the coding sequence ATGAAACTAGTAAGTGCCATCATAAAGCCTTTTAAGCTCGATGATGTGCGAGAAGCCATCTCTGAAATCGGTATCGACGGTTTAACTGTCACCGAAGTCAAGGGCTTTGGTCGCCAGAAGGGACATACTGAACTATACCGTGGTGCAGAATATCAAGTGGATTTTCTACCGAAGATCAAACTCGAAATTGCTATACAGGATGATCATGTAGATCGATTGGTTGAAGCCATCGTTGATGCTGCCAAAACAGGCAAAATTGGTGACGGTAAAGTATTCGTCTATGACCTTGAGCACGCAGTTCGCATTCGTACAGGCGAAACTGACGGCGACGCAATTTAA